The Limnochorda sp. LNt genome includes a region encoding these proteins:
- a CDS encoding FGGY-family carbohydrate kinase has protein sequence MAGELLLAIDVGTQSARALLFDPRGNLVQLARVPLVPPYYSEHPGWAEQDPTRYWEAVATACRALWAQEEAPPEAVAAVALTTQRGTVVNLDSRGQPLRPAILWLDQRRSDRYPRVRATWGLLFRLAGLHSTLAYLQAEAEANWLWANQPEIWDKTAHYLLLSGYLTYRLTGRFVDSVGCQVGYIPFDYRRQEWAAPRDWRWQALPVRRETLPDLVPPGHILGQVTAEAARATGIPQGTPVIAAAADKACEMLGAGCLEPSTACVGYGTTATVSVTSPRYLEPIRLVPPYPSAVPGSYNMEVQVYRGLWLVSWFKQEFAADVERQARAEGLAAEALLDRQAEQVQPGCLGLVVQPYWSPGLRFPGPEARGAVVGFGSFHTRAHLYRAILEGLAYALREGAEHIQRRTRVRIDQLRVCGGGSRSDLVLQITADVFNLPAFRPHVSETSGLGAAMLAAAGVGLHPDLPTAVKEMARPGRVFEPRPESAALYGALYHEVYRPLYRRLRPLYRAVHRLTTGTPAREDVRAGA, from the coding sequence ATGGCCGGGGAGCTGCTGCTCGCCATCGACGTCGGCACGCAGAGCGCGCGGGCCCTGCTCTTCGACCCGCGGGGCAACCTGGTGCAGCTCGCTCGGGTGCCGCTGGTGCCTCCCTACTATTCGGAGCATCCCGGATGGGCCGAACAAGACCCCACCCGCTACTGGGAGGCGGTGGCCACCGCCTGCCGGGCTCTGTGGGCGCAGGAGGAGGCCCCTCCGGAGGCCGTGGCGGCGGTGGCCCTGACTACCCAGAGAGGGACGGTGGTCAACCTCGACTCCCGTGGGCAGCCCCTGCGTCCTGCTATCCTGTGGCTGGACCAGCGGCGTTCGGACCGCTACCCCCGGGTGCGGGCAACCTGGGGGCTTCTCTTTCGGCTTGCCGGCCTGCACTCCACCCTGGCTTATCTTCAGGCGGAAGCGGAAGCCAACTGGCTGTGGGCGAATCAGCCGGAGATCTGGGACAAGACGGCTCACTACCTGCTGCTGTCTGGCTACCTGACGTACCGCCTGACGGGCCGGTTCGTGGACTCGGTGGGCTGCCAGGTGGGGTACATCCCTTTTGACTACAGGCGCCAGGAATGGGCCGCACCCCGCGACTGGAGATGGCAGGCCCTGCCCGTCCGGCGGGAGACCCTTCCCGACCTGGTCCCCCCCGGGCACATCCTGGGGCAGGTGACAGCCGAGGCTGCCCGCGCCACGGGCATCCCGCAAGGCACTCCGGTGATAGCGGCGGCGGCCGACAAGGCGTGCGAGATGCTCGGGGCCGGCTGCCTGGAGCCCTCCACGGCGTGTGTGGGTTACGGCACCACGGCCACGGTGAGCGTCACCTCGCCGCGCTACCTGGAACCTATCCGCCTCGTCCCGCCCTACCCCAGCGCCGTCCCGGGCTCCTACAACATGGAGGTGCAGGTATACCGGGGCCTGTGGCTTGTCTCCTGGTTCAAGCAGGAGTTCGCTGCGGACGTAGAGCGACAGGCCCGGGCCGAAGGCCTGGCGGCGGAAGCGTTGCTCGACCGCCAGGCGGAGCAAGTCCAGCCGGGTTGCCTGGGCCTGGTGGTGCAGCCCTACTGGTCGCCGGGCCTGCGCTTCCCGGGGCCGGAGGCGCGCGGCGCAGTGGTCGGGTTCGGAAGCTTCCACACCCGGGCCCACCTCTACCGGGCCATCCTGGAAGGGCTGGCCTATGCCCTGCGCGAGGGGGCAGAGCACATTCAGCGCCGCACCCGCGTGCGCATCGACCAACTGCGGGTCTGCGGGGGCGGGTCCCGCAGCGACCTCGTCTTGCAGATCACGGCCGACGTCTTCAACCTTCCTGCCTTCCGCCCCCACGTATCCGAAACCTCTGGCTTGGGCGCCGCCATGCTGGCGGCGGCCGGCGTCGGTCTCCATCCGGACCTGCCCACGGCCGTGAAGGAGATGGCGCGCCCGGGGCGGGTGTTCGAACCGCGCCCCGAGTCCGCCGCGCTGTACGGTGCTCTCTACCACGAGGTCTACCGGCCCCTGTACAGGCGCCTGCGCCCGCTCTACCGGGCGGTCCATCGTTTGACCACCGGCACGCCGGCGAGAGAAGATGTCCGCGCCGGCGCGTAG